Part of the Bacillus cabrialesii genome is shown below.
CGTAAGCAGCTCTTAAAAAGAATGGCCTCTATTCTCGGAAATATCAATGCAGATGCGATGCGTACGGGGAATTTGACAGCAAATGATTGGAACAAGCTTTCACAAACAAATGGTATTCTCGGTTCTGCAGATCTAAGAATATTTGACCGCCCTGGTGTCACAGTAAATGAGATATGGTCAAAGGCAAGGAAAATGAAACGGGAGTACGCCGGCAGGGATGTCTTGATCATTATTGGTTATTTGCAGCTGATTACAGGATCAGCAAAACATAGGGGGAACAGAACACAGGAAATAGGTGAAATAAGCCGCATGCTCAAGCATATATTAGACATTTGTGTGATCGCTCTTAGTCAGCTTTTAAGGCGCGTAGAACAGCGGCCGGATAAGCGCCCGATGATGTCTAATATTAGGAATCAGGGCAAATTGAACAGGACGCGGATGTCATTGGGTTTCTTTATCGGGATGATTATTATGACAAGGAAAACGAAAGTAAAAACATCATCGAAATCATTATTGCTAAACAGAGAAACGGTTCTCTTGGTACTGTCTCACTGGCGTTCATTAAAGAATACGGCTTGTTCTTAAATTTGGAGCGCAGATTTGACAGTTTGAGATTAATCAATTTAGTTCATATAATTGAAAGAGATAAACTTGTCCTAGACACGAAACAGCACGATGGTTTTGCGGTCATTCTATCCAATGGAGCTGCAAGGATGGTTCCGCTATTCTTGCTGGTCCTCGTATGCCAGAAGAGTATGTGATCAATCAGGAGCCAGATGGAGAGGTAAGCGATTGGGACAAAGAAAGAATTGCTGATGCCCTTTCTATGCTTACTGAAAGAGAAAAAGACATTTTCATCATGCACACTGTGCAAAACATGTCTTTCGAAGAGATCACCCAGTTACTGGACATTAAAAAAAGGAACAGTTCAAAAGAATATTGAACGTTCTCGTTTGAAAATGAAAAATAGAGCAGAACACAGCCTATTCTGTTTAGCATGAATAGGTTGTTTATTTATTGAAACATATATGGTTATAGGTATAATGGTATTGTTTATTGTAACAATGTTGACATTATTTATATAAACTTTTCAAAAAAAATGTGTTAACCGGTTGAAATGAAAAAATAACCTTGTATAATGAGTTTTATAGAAACATGTTAACCGGTTGAAATGATTTGTAAGCGCTATAATTTCCGGTTACCGAACAGCCGGATCATGCTAAGTACTTATTCAAGTGTAGCGTATTGGTATTAAAAGAACCACATAAAACATTGATGGGGGTAAAGGTATTTGGAACGACATACACAAAAATTAAAAAAGTAAACGATTACATTAAAGAATATAGAGATTCTATTAAGGATACAAAACATCGCCAATGTGTTCACTTTGATACACCAATTTGATTAATCTAAATCAAAGGTTACTATCATTTGTTCTACCAATTCAATCCTTGTGCTCCTAAATGGTGATCAATGCATTGGGAGCATGCTAGAAGTAAAGATTTAATTGAGTGGGAACATATGGGCGTAGCTTTAGCTCCAAGTGCATTTTATGATTACGATAATGCTGGAGGGTGCTTCTCCGGAACATCAATCGTTGAAAATGATATGCTCTATGTTTTTTATACTGGAACAGTTTTTAGAAATGGAAAGACAATTCAAACTCAGAACATGGTATATAGTTCTGATGGTATAAAGTTCACTAAATATTCTTTAGAAATGGATTACGAAGGTGGATCAACTGAGAATTTTAGAGATCCTAAAGTTTGGAAAGAAAATGGAACATACTATATGTTAGTAGGGACGTCATTAAATAAAAGGAAATGCTCTTTTATATGAATCAAGTGATTTGTATCAATGAAAAATAAGGGGTCCTATAGTTAAGAATATTTCACAGTATAACTTAGGTACAATGTGGGAATGTCCAGATTTCTTCAGGAGTAAAGATAAATATGTTTTAATGTTTTCACCAATGAATTTAGAAGATAAAACGACTTTATATTTATTGGGCACGATGGATTATAACAGTGGTGAATTTTTGATAGAAGAGCAAAAACAGCTGAATTATGGATTTGATTTTTATGCCCTCAAACATTGATAAAAACGGCCAAAGAATAATGATTGATGGCAGAATGGGTGGAGGTGGATCCTTGGTGGAAAAATTTCGGTCCAACACAGGAGGATAATGGGTGTGGATCAATGAGCTTTCCACAGACAGTAACTTTATCTGAAAATCAGAACGCATTATGTTTTAATTTTGTGCCCGCACTTAATTCATACATCAAAACAGTTATTCAAGAAAAAGAGGTAGTGCTCGAACCTAAACAACCGTATGTTAGAGAAATAGCATCTTGCGATTTTTTACTAGAACTAAATTATGAAAATGAGAATGAAAGTAATAGCTTAACTCTAAAGATTGAAAATAAAGAAAGTAAATTTGTTGAGGTAAGAATTAAAGATAAAATAGTAGAGTTTGAGACAAATGAGGAAGAACTGTATAACCGTGGAAAAATGTAGTATACCTTTTTCAGGAGCAGATGGTTTAAAAATATTATCGGATTCTTCTTCTATTGAAATTATATCTAATAATGGAGAGTTCGCCCTGTCAAGTAATGCTTTTTTAAAGGTATTCGAAAGGTAGCGATAAAAAGCGACAAAAAAGCTATCTTAAAGCAATTAAGTATTAGATCTAGGTAAGCATGTTACTGCTATTATTATTCCTGACGTGTTAATATGGAATCTCAATAATAACATGTCAGGAATAAGGAAAGGTGGTAAATTCTTTGGCAAGTATTAAGGATGTTGCAAAGAAGGCAGGTGTATCTGTTAATACAGTATCACGTGTCCTAAATAATCGCGGGTATTTATCGCAAAAAACAATTGAAGCTGTGAATAAAGCTATTGAGGAATTGAATTATATACCTAATCAAATTGCAAGAAATTTATTTAAACAAAAAACAAATATTGTAGGGGTTATTGTACCCGACGTTAGTCATCCATTTTTCGCTAAAATGGTAAAAGAAATAGATGAGGCATTACACGAAAAAAACTACAAAATGCTCCTATATAATACAACTGATTCAAGTGATAAAGAGTTAGAGAGTTTAAGAATGTTACAAGAGAACAAAGTAGACGGCATTATAATAGGTAGTCACTCTCTAGATATAGATGTATATAACAATATTAATCTACCTATTGTAGCGTTGGACAAATACTTGACTAAAACTATACCAGTAGTTTCTGCAAATCATATACAGGGTGGAGAGTTGGTAGCCAATCACTTGTTACAATATGATTGTCAAAAGGTATTACAAGTAATCGGATATTCGAAAGTGAAAACACCGTCTAATGAACGGCATTACACATTCGAAAAAATAATGAAAGATCATAATGTTGAATGTATTAATTATGAATTAGAGTGGAACCAGTTTAACTTTAAAGACTATATAAAAGTTTCAAATGAAATTTTAGATGTCTATCCAGATATTGATGGCATATTTGCAGTTGATCTAGTTGCTGCAACAATTATGAGGACTGCTTGGGATAGGGGGATATCTATACCTAATGATTTAAAGGTGGTTGGGTATGATGGAACGACAATAGCTGACGTAGTATACCCACCACTCCCGACTGTAAAACAGCCTTACTCTGAGATTGCAACTACGTGTGTAGAAGTTTTAGATAATCTTATAAATAAGCAAGAAAACAGTAAATTACATTACAGAATAGATGTTCATTTGGAATAAATTAATTAAGTGAAAAGGAAGAAAATTAAAGTATGGAGCCATTGGGCCGGCACAAAGTTTGTATGTACAGTATCAGACGAAAATCTAAACATTATTGACAAGATTAGTATTTTAACTTCAATCTCCAAAGAAACAATGAATGAAGTTATTAATAATTTTTTGATCAATTCGAATTAGATAAAATGGAGGCTGCCATAATGATAAAAGAACAGGTCAGTGGGGGTATTATCGCAGATAAAGAAGAGCAAACACAAGGAGACAAAGTTCCATTATATCAAAAATTAAGTTATTCTTTGACTGACTTCGGTGGTAATTTATTATTCGTTACTATTAGTACCTATTTGCTCTATTTTTACACCGATGTGTTTGGTCTCAGTGTAGGAGTCGCTGGTACCTTGCTATTGATTACACGGTTTATTGATGCGATTGATGCGCCTATATGGGGGGCCTTAATTGATCGTACAAATACAAGGTGGGGGCAAAGTCGACCTTATTTCTTATGGTTGTGTGTCCCATTTGCCTTATTTTCATGGTTAACATTTTCAACACCAGATTTATCAGGAACTTGGAAAGTTGTCTATGCAGTTGTCACCTATATTTTTGCTGGTGTATTTTATACAGGTATTAGTTCACCAATGACTTCTATTCTACCGAATTTGTCCAACAACCCAAAAGAACGTGTTGTATTAAACTCGTACCGTATGGTGGGTGGAAATATCGGTTTACTTATAGCCAATAGTATAGTGCTTCCCCTTGTTGCAATTCTAGGTCAAGGTAATGATCAAAGAGGATTCTCCTTAACGCTGGCCATTTTAGGAATCATCGCAATTATCTCCTTCTTAATTGCATTTGCAAATGTTCGTGAAGTCAATTCTAGTACAGTTAAATCTATTCCATTAAAGAAAAGTGTAAAAGCTGCAAAACAGAATTGGCCTTGGATTATAATTGTTATAACTAATTTAATCTATTGGATTGGAACTACTGTAAGAAGCTCTGGGTTAATATATTACTTTCAATATAATATTGATGCAAAGAATTTAGTACCTATTGCAGGAGCTTTTTCTTCTATTGCAATTATAGGGATGATATTAATCCCATTTATGGTTAAATTAACAAATAAAAGATACGTTTTAATTGGAGCACTATTAGTTTCTGCAATATCTAATGTGATGATATTTTTTGTTGGGATGAACACTACGGCAGTCATTATATTTTACGCAATAGGTTCTGTGGGAACTGGAGTTGCTGCAGCGATGCCTTTTGTTATGTTATCAGATGCTGTAGATTTTGGTCATTGGAAAAATGGTATAAGAGCAAGTGGACTGTTAACTACAATTGGAAGCGCTTTCTGCGTTAAAGCAGGGAGTGGAATTGGTGCCTTTTTACCTTCGCAAGTTATGAGTGCTTTTAATTATAGACCAAATAGTATGCAAACACCTCAGGCACTCTTTGGTATTGAACTTAGTTTTGTTTGGATGCCAGCTGTTCTTTTTGTATTGGCAGCCATTCCTATGTTTTTTTACGGAAAATATGAGAAAGGTGAAGAACATATTAGAATAGAATTATTAGAAAGAGAAGTTTAAAT
Proteins encoded:
- a CDS encoding sigma factor-like helix-turn-helix DNA-binding protein, which gives rise to MPEEYVINQEPDGEVSDWDKERIADALSMLTEREKDIFIMHTVQNMSFEEITQLLDIKKRNSSKEY
- a CDS encoding glycoside hydrolase family 32 protein, coding for MHWEHARSKDLIEWEHMGVALAPSAFYDYDNAGGCFSGTSIVENDMLYVFYTGTVFRNGKTIQTQNMVYSSDGIKFTKYSLEMDYEGGSTENFRDPKVWKENGTYYMLVGTSLNKRKCSFI
- a CDS encoding LacI family DNA-binding transcriptional regulator: MASIKDVAKKAGVSVNTVSRVLNNRGYLSQKTIEAVNKAIEELNYIPNQIARNLFKQKTNIVGVIVPDVSHPFFAKMVKEIDEALHEKNYKMLLYNTTDSSDKELESLRMLQENKVDGIIIGSHSLDIDVYNNINLPIVALDKYLTKTIPVVSANHIQGGELVANHLLQYDCQKVLQVIGYSKVKTPSNERHYTFEKIMKDHNVECINYELEWNQFNFKDYIKVSNEILDVYPDIDGIFAVDLVAATIMRTAWDRGISIPNDLKVVGYDGTTIADVVYPPLPTVKQPYSEIATTCVEVLDNLINKQENSKLHYRIDVHLE
- a CDS encoding MFS transporter; the encoded protein is MIKEQVSGGIIADKEEQTQGDKVPLYQKLSYSLTDFGGNLLFVTISTYLLYFYTDVFGLSVGVAGTLLLITRFIDAIDAPIWGALIDRTNTRWGQSRPYFLWLCVPFALFSWLTFSTPDLSGTWKVVYAVVTYIFAGVFYTGISSPMTSILPNLSNNPKERVVLNSYRMVGGNIGLLIANSIVLPLVAILGQGNDQRGFSLTLAILGIIAIISFLIAFANVREVNSSTVKSIPLKKSVKAAKQNWPWIIIVITNLIYWIGTTVRSSGLIYYFQYNIDAKNLVPIAGAFSSIAIIGMILIPFMVKLTNKRYVLIGALLVSAISNVMIFFVGMNTTAVIIFYAIGSVGTGVAAAMPFVMLSDAVDFGHWKNGIRASGLLTTIGSAFCVKAGSGIGAFLPSQVMSAFNYRPNSMQTPQALFGIELSFVWMPAVLFVLAAIPMFFYGKYEKGEEHIRIELLEREV